One part of the Saprospiraceae bacterium genome encodes these proteins:
- a CDS encoding CHAT domain-containing protein, which yields MKYWLIFSVQCYISAVLSQNVDSISIKKVDSLILVSRNYTAMRDYQNAMQINDLAEKIVLEKLGKESSAYGSICFNRARVHYNVSRNYAESEKWYLKAKEIWEKTLGHENRSYANCINNLAVLYYESGKYSLAETLYLESKGIRERVLGKRHPDYAASLTNLSNINSLLGNYIQSEAYLLEAKNIREEVLGKEHPDYALNLNNLAVLYFRMGEYEKAEPLYLETKSIREKVLGKEHPDYAMSLNNLAALYLEMANYDKAEMLYIEALDILKKILGKEHHNYADCLNNLGLVNHKKGNYAKANQFFLEGMAIREKLWGKLHSDYANSLINLSALYFEMGSFDKSENHLLEAMNILEKVLGKEHPFYATTVNNLAIFYNHIGKYEKAESLFLQCKAIQKKVLGDEHADYLNNLSLLAELYENMGETEKAEKLLHYSSEMNYSKMIKSASFLSEQELGNYISLYEKNMYKIGSYMLKRSRAESSVNPGVIPSLLYDQSLFHKGFLLQAVNRLSILALTTPETEEIHNRLKAYRRRLSIEYSKPASDRKGVSELEEKANTAEKELARSLVGYTEVKRQVKWEEVLSTLKIDEAAIEFVSFKVNFPSRTDSVMYAALVLKSGSKQPNFIPLFEEKSLDSLLHSKSERKADYVNSLYTLTDRGAIAIEATKKSLYEILWKPLEKELTGIKTIYFSPTGLLHRINLDAIPISETETLADKYQLTELNSTRQLVVPTQLKNVNNEAVLFGGIQFDQDSLSVISEPIYASRSRGQLSFKSVDSTLRGGIWNYLAGTEREVNSIEKIMQTSGIHTTLKKGYFAIEESFKNIGVNNNPSPRILHIATHGYFFSDTKNNSQESQVNNQNENVFTISDHPMLRSGLIMAGGNVAWQGKQTLEGREDGILTAYEISQMNLSNTELVVLSACETGLGDIQGNEGVYGLQRAFKIAGAKYLIMSLWQVPDKQTSLLMTTFYKKWLEAEGPDKGGNKMSIPEAFHAAQKELREIGLDPYQWAGFVLVE from the coding sequence ATGAAATACTGGCTAATATTTTCAGTGCAATGTTATATATCCGCTGTCTTATCACAGAATGTTGATTCAATTTCAATCAAAAAGGTAGACAGTCTAATTTTAGTTTCTAGGAACTACACTGCAATGAGAGATTATCAAAATGCAATGCAGATAAACGATCTTGCAGAGAAAATCGTCTTAGAAAAACTCGGAAAAGAATCTTCGGCTTATGGAAGCATCTGTTTTAATCGAGCAAGAGTGCATTATAATGTAAGCAGGAACTATGCTGAATCTGAAAAATGGTACCTCAAAGCAAAAGAAATTTGGGAAAAAACCTTGGGTCATGAAAATCGCAGTTATGCCAATTGTATTAATAACCTGGCTGTTCTTTACTATGAATCAGGCAAGTATTCATTAGCTGAAACACTCTATCTGGAATCTAAAGGTATCCGGGAAAGGGTATTAGGAAAAAGACACCCTGATTATGCTGCAAGCTTGACCAATTTATCCAATATTAATTCTCTTCTGGGAAACTACATTCAATCCGAAGCATATTTACTCGAGGCTAAAAATATCCGGGAAGAAGTATTGGGCAAGGAACATCCTGATTATGCATTAAATTTAAATAATCTTGCAGTTTTGTATTTTCGAATGGGGGAATATGAAAAAGCGGAGCCGCTTTATCTGGAAACAAAATCTATAAGAGAAAAAGTATTAGGAAAAGAGCATCCTGACTATGCCATGAGTTTAAACAATTTGGCTGCTCTGTATCTGGAAATGGCTAATTACGATAAAGCGGAAATGCTATATATTGAAGCGTTAGACATATTGAAAAAAATATTGGGAAAAGAGCATCATAATTATGCGGATTGCCTCAACAATCTTGGATTAGTGAATCATAAAAAAGGTAATTATGCTAAAGCCAACCAATTTTTTCTGGAAGGCATGGCGATCCGTGAAAAATTATGGGGAAAGTTACATTCTGATTATGCCAATAGTCTCATTAATTTATCTGCCCTTTATTTTGAAATGGGTAGTTTTGATAAATCCGAAAATCATTTATTAGAAGCGATGAATATTTTGGAAAAAGTCTTAGGAAAAGAACATCCATTCTATGCCACCACAGTTAATAATCTTGCCATTTTTTACAACCATATAGGAAAATATGAAAAGGCAGAATCCCTTTTCCTACAATGCAAAGCCATTCAAAAAAAAGTATTGGGTGATGAACATGCGGATTATTTAAATAACTTAAGTTTATTAGCAGAGCTTTATGAGAATATGGGAGAAACTGAGAAAGCGGAAAAACTTTTACACTATTCATCTGAAATGAATTATTCCAAAATGATCAAATCCGCTTCCTTTCTCTCTGAACAAGAATTGGGTAATTATATTAGCTTGTACGAAAAAAATATGTACAAGATCGGATCCTATATGTTAAAGCGTTCAAGAGCCGAATCGTCTGTCAACCCAGGGGTGATACCTTCCTTATTGTATGATCAATCTTTATTCCATAAAGGGTTTCTGCTCCAGGCTGTCAATCGGTTGAGCATATTAGCTTTAACTACTCCAGAAACTGAAGAAATTCACAATCGCCTTAAAGCTTATCGGCGTAGGCTTTCCATTGAATATAGTAAACCAGCCTCTGATAGAAAGGGTGTATCTGAGTTGGAAGAAAAAGCCAATACCGCTGAAAAAGAACTCGCCCGTTCACTGGTAGGCTATACTGAAGTAAAGCGCCAAGTAAAATGGGAAGAGGTCCTGTCCACTTTAAAAATTGACGAAGCAGCCATAGAGTTTGTTTCATTTAAAGTTAATTTTCCTAGCAGGACAGATAGCGTAATGTATGCGGCCTTAGTTTTAAAGTCAGGATCAAAACAACCCAACTTCATTCCTCTTTTCGAAGAAAAATCATTGGACTCTTTGTTACATTCAAAATCAGAACGCAAAGCAGATTATGTCAATTCATTATACACGCTTACTGACCGAGGGGCAATAGCTATTGAAGCAACTAAAAAATCCTTGTATGAAATTTTATGGAAGCCTTTGGAGAAAGAATTAACAGGAATTAAAACAATCTATTTTTCTCCAACTGGATTATTGCATCGAATCAATCTGGATGCGATTCCTATATCTGAAACAGAAACACTAGCAGATAAATATCAATTGACTGAATTGAATAGTACCCGACAATTGGTTGTTCCAACTCAACTGAAAAATGTAAACAATGAAGCAGTATTATTTGGTGGAATTCAATTTGACCAAGATTCTTTATCGGTTATCAGCGAACCAATTTATGCTTCCCGATCGAGAGGGCAGTTGTCTTTCAAGTCAGTTGATTCAACGCTGCGGGGCGGCATCTGGAATTACTTAGCAGGAACAGAGCGTGAAGTGAATTCCATCGAAAAAATCATGCAGACTTCCGGTATCCATACCACCTTAAAAAAAGGCTACTTTGCAATAGAAGAATCTTTTAAAAATATCGGTGTAAATAATAATCCATCTCCTCGAATATTACATATAGCAACACATGGATATTTTTTCTCGGATACCAAAAATAATAGTCAAGAATCACAAGTCAATAATCAAAATGAAAATGTTTTTACAATCTCTGATCATCCGATGCTACGTTCAGGACTTATAATGGCTGGAGGTAATGTTGCTTGGCAAGGGAAGCAAACTTTGGAGGGAAGAGAAGATGGAATCCTTACCGCATACGAAATTTCACAAATGAATTTATCCAATACAGAGTTAGTTGTTTTATCTGCATGCGAAACAGGACTTGGTGATATCCAAGGCAATGAAGGTGTTTACGGATTACAACGTGCATTTAAAATAGCGGGTGCAAAATATCTTATCATGAGCTTGTGGCAAGTACCCGATAAACAAACTTCATTGTTGATGACCACTTTTTACAAAAAATGGCTGGAGGCCGAAGGTCCCGACAAAGGCGGGAATAAGATGTCGATTCCGGAGGCATTTCATGCGGCGCAAAAAGAATTACGTGAAATAGGATTGGATCCTTATCAGTGGGCAGGGTTTGTATTGGTGGAATAA